In Pseudonocardia sp. C8, one genomic interval encodes:
- a CDS encoding MmcQ/YjbR family DNA-binding protein gives MAVIEDVRPLGTELERSYEAYVRGALRFRVKQIVYVAFSLDETVMGFAFPKEERAGLVASAPHTFRMPSASEMRFNWVHADLPALDPAEARELVVDAWRMVVPKKLSCAYDLAHPEGPG, from the coding sequence ATGGCCGTGATCGAGGACGTCCGACCGCTGGGCACCGAGCTGGAACGCTCCTACGAGGCGTACGTCCGCGGAGCGCTGCGGTTCCGCGTCAAGCAGATCGTCTACGTGGCGTTCTCCCTCGACGAGACCGTGATGGGCTTCGCGTTCCCGAAGGAGGAACGGGCCGGGCTCGTCGCGAGCGCCCCGCACACGTTCCGGATGCCGTCGGCGTCGGAGATGCGCTTCAACTGGGTGCACGCCGACCTCCCGGCCCTGGACCCGGCCGAGGCGCGCGAGCTCGTGGTCGACGCGTGGCGCATGGTCGTGCCGAAGAAGCTCTCCTGCGCCTACGACCTCGCCCATCCCGAGGGTCCGGGCTGA
- a CDS encoding DUF6223 family protein produces the protein MSLLLAAAVPFETVAPMQHAADAYTLTSGRVWSLVGAVLGLAGIAAGGWALARAARRPGTGRRGGVAALVAGVTGAVVGGLVVAAAEGGPGTGYGIVGGYVSLVVGLAATVLAGLALARFRRAQPGPSGWARS, from the coding sequence ATGTCCCTCCTCCTCGCCGCCGCGGTGCCGTTCGAGACCGTCGCTCCGATGCAGCATGCCGCCGACGCGTACACCCTGACCTCCGGCCGTGTCTGGTCCCTGGTGGGCGCGGTGCTCGGCCTGGCCGGGATCGCCGCCGGCGGGTGGGCCCTGGCCCGCGCCGCCCGCCGTCCCGGCACCGGGCGGCGCGGCGGCGTCGCCGCCCTCGTCGCGGGTGTGACCGGTGCGGTCGTCGGCGGCCTGGTCGTGGCGGCGGCCGAGGGTGGCCCCGGCACCGGCTACGGCATCGTCGGCGGATACGTGTCCCTCGTCGTCGGGCTGGCCGCCACGGTGCTCGCCGGGCTCGCCCTGGCCCGCTTCCGCCGGGCTCAGCCCGGACCCTCGGGATGGGCGAGGTCGTAG
- a CDS encoding sensor histidine kinase, with protein MGSGRAGDWAIAGATAAVVLATELSPGQHVPSALDPLGYSLLAASGLVLVARRRFPITTLAVAGACVLTYQALGFTAPAVAFLVAVYAAVRAGHHVATAAVSLVMLAAVPLALLAAADGRLLGEALLQSRDVLPLAWLIAAAAAGEALRQAERRADEAERTREEAARRSADEERLHIARELHDSLTHQISVIKVQAEAAVHLARKRGEQVPESLLAIREAGREAARELRATLETLRDDDRDPVRGLDRVADLVQRVRTTGLDATLTVGGRPRALPAAVDRTGYRIVQESLTNIARHAGAGTASVRIDYRPDALVIRVDDDGRATADTAPVPGVGLLGMRERVTALGGHLQAAPRDEGGFTVRAELPAEQPS; from the coding sequence ATGGGCAGCGGCCGGGCCGGGGACTGGGCGATCGCCGGTGCTACGGCGGCGGTCGTGCTGGCCACCGAGCTGTCCCCCGGGCAGCACGTCCCGTCGGCGCTCGACCCGCTGGGCTACTCCCTGCTCGCCGCCTCCGGCCTGGTGCTGGTCGCGCGGCGCCGGTTCCCGATCACCACGCTCGCGGTGGCCGGGGCGTGCGTGCTGACCTACCAGGCTCTCGGGTTCACGGCCCCGGCGGTCGCGTTCCTGGTCGCGGTGTACGCCGCCGTGCGGGCAGGGCACCACGTCGCGACCGCCGCGGTGTCGCTGGTCATGCTGGCCGCCGTGCCGCTGGCACTCCTGGCCGCCGCGGACGGCCGGCTGCTGGGCGAGGCGCTGCTGCAGTCCCGCGACGTCCTGCCGCTGGCCTGGCTGATCGCGGCCGCCGCGGCGGGGGAAGCGCTGCGGCAGGCCGAGCGCCGCGCCGACGAGGCCGAACGCACCCGCGAGGAGGCCGCACGGCGCAGCGCCGACGAGGAGCGCCTGCACATCGCGCGGGAGCTGCACGACTCGCTCACCCATCAGATCTCGGTCATCAAGGTGCAGGCCGAGGCAGCCGTCCACCTGGCCCGCAAGCGGGGCGAGCAGGTGCCCGAGTCCCTACTCGCGATCCGCGAGGCCGGTCGCGAGGCGGCCCGGGAGCTCCGCGCGACCCTGGAGACCCTGCGCGACGACGACCGCGATCCCGTGCGCGGCCTCGACCGGGTCGCGGACCTGGTGCAGCGGGTCCGGACGACCGGGCTGGACGCCACACTGACGGTCGGGGGCCGCCCGCGTGCGCTGCCGGCCGCCGTCGACCGCACCGGGTACCGGATCGTGCAGGAGTCGCTGACCAACATCGCCCGGCACGCCGGCGCGGGTACCGCGTCGGTCCGGATCGACTACCGGCCCGACGCCCTGGTCATCCGGGTCGACGACGACGGCCGGGCCACCGCGGACACCGCCCCGGTCCCCGGCGTGGGCCTGCTCGGGATGCGCGAACGCGTCACCGCCCTCGGCGGCCACCTGCAGGCCGCGCCCCGCGACGAGGGCGGGTTCACCGTCCGGGCCGAGCTGCCCGCGGAGCAACCGTCGTGA
- a CDS encoding response regulator transcription factor: MIRVLLADDQPLIRSGFRALLEIEDDIEVVAEAADGREAVARAAEHRPDIALVDVQMPVMDGIEATRRIAADPALTGVHVVILTNYGLDEYVFHALRAGAAGFLVKDVQPDDFVHAVRVAARGDALLAPSITRTLIDRYVSQPLRPAPGTGLSELTRREREAVALVAHGLSNDEIAARMVISPLTAKTHVNRAMAKVHARDRAQLVVLAYESGLVSRRAP; the protein is encoded by the coding sequence GTGATCCGGGTGCTGCTCGCCGACGACCAGCCGCTCATCCGCAGCGGTTTCCGCGCGCTCCTCGAGATCGAGGACGACATCGAGGTGGTGGCCGAGGCAGCGGACGGCCGCGAGGCCGTGGCGCGGGCCGCCGAGCACCGGCCCGACATCGCGCTCGTCGACGTCCAGATGCCCGTCATGGACGGGATCGAGGCCACCCGGCGGATCGCCGCGGACCCGGCGCTGACCGGCGTGCATGTCGTCATCCTGACGAATTACGGTCTCGACGAGTACGTCTTCCACGCGTTGCGCGCCGGCGCGGCCGGGTTCCTCGTCAAGGACGTCCAGCCGGACGACTTCGTGCACGCCGTCCGCGTCGCCGCCCGCGGGGACGCGCTGCTCGCGCCGTCGATCACCCGCACGCTGATCGACCGCTACGTCTCCCAGCCGCTCCGTCCCGCACCTGGCACCGGCCTGTCCGAGCTGACCCGGCGGGAGCGGGAGGCCGTCGCGCTGGTCGCGCACGGCCTGTCCAACGACGAGATCGCCGCACGCATGGTGATCAGCCCGCTGACCGCGAAGACGCACGTCAACCGGGCCATGGCCAAGGTGCACGCCCGCGACCGCGCGCAGCTCGTCGTGCTGGCCTACGAGTCCGGCCTGGTGTCCCGGCGCGCGCCGTGA
- a CDS encoding SMP-30/gluconolactonase/LRE family protein: protein MEHLPPPRTLLTGLAMVESARWHDGRLWFAHWGAGEVVAVDLDGNAEVVAPGPPQMGWAIDWLPDGRLLTSGPETVVHEPGGHRTWNPQGGNELVVDPRGHVFVNGADFDFVGGGAPEPGWIRRIAEDGTAVQVAGDIDFPNGMVVTPDGATLVVAESFAGRLTAFDLAPDGTLGNRRSWADGLGPDGICVDGPAIWTQTADVAAHTGDPDAPAGACVRVLDGGEITHRVETDLPCFSCAVGGPEGRHLFLLCNEFEGVDQLVSVQQRRSARILVTEIG from the coding sequence ATGGAACACCTGCCCCCGCCCCGGACCCTGCTCACCGGGCTCGCGATGGTCGAGTCCGCCCGCTGGCACGACGGACGCCTGTGGTTCGCCCACTGGGGTGCCGGCGAGGTCGTCGCCGTCGACCTGGACGGCAACGCCGAGGTCGTCGCGCCCGGCCCGCCGCAGATGGGCTGGGCGATCGACTGGCTGCCCGACGGGCGCCTGCTCACCTCCGGGCCGGAGACCGTCGTGCACGAGCCCGGCGGCCACCGGACCTGGAACCCGCAAGGGGGCAACGAGCTCGTCGTCGACCCGCGGGGGCACGTGTTCGTCAACGGCGCCGACTTCGACTTCGTGGGTGGCGGGGCGCCCGAGCCGGGCTGGATCCGCCGGATCGCCGAGGACGGCACGGCCGTGCAGGTCGCCGGGGACATCGACTTCCCGAACGGGATGGTGGTCACCCCCGACGGCGCCACCCTGGTCGTCGCCGAGTCGTTCGCCGGGCGGCTCACCGCGTTCGACCTCGCCCCGGACGGCACGCTCGGCAACCGGCGGAGCTGGGCCGACGGGCTCGGCCCGGACGGCATCTGCGTCGACGGGCCGGCGATCTGGACCCAGACCGCGGACGTCGCGGCGCACACCGGTGACCCCGACGCCCCGGCCGGCGCCTGCGTGCGCGTCCTCGACGGCGGCGAGATCACGCACCGGGTCGAGACCGACCTGCCCTGCTTCTCGTGCGCCGTGGGCGGCCCGGAGGGCCGGCACCTGTTCCTGCTCTGCAACGAGTTCGAGGGCGTCGATCAGCTGGTGAGCGTGCAGCAGCGGCGCTCGGCGCGGATCCTGGTCACCGAGATCGGGTAG
- a CDS encoding acetyl-CoA carboxylase biotin carboxylase subunit family protein → MPRPEPVRKDPEKGFVALLGWSLPAVEALDRFDRRYVVVAPDWAEKYCSEHGIPYVPWNFERLNDRSMEIAETLQEMGVDVAIPLFEETVEWAGAINSVLMDNPRLFGQAMLLRDKALMKRRAQLGGIRVGIFEEAHDRDDVIRFLKRVNQTLLKLDGDPNDPIHLKAFDKAGCLGHRIIRTPDEVDTIPDEEFPVLMESHLDGWEFAVEAWIHKGKIKFLNISEYVTLGYSVFVPATPELERYRPQITAQIEKLIKAFDIDFGFVHPEYFVTSDGEMYFGEVAYRPPGFKVFELLERAYGFNAYQALVLAFDPKTTEEEIDAFFPTEVEDATGVAGCFGVYPRRRVVSKLEIPEQTEDDDYYESHDLSAPLEETVTKRTAFGTHWGLLYFFGDDPYRMRDLLKQQEELDFYV, encoded by the coding sequence ATGCCTCGACCGGAACCGGTCCGGAAGGATCCCGAAAAGGGGTTCGTCGCGCTGCTCGGCTGGAGCCTGCCCGCTGTCGAGGCACTCGACCGCTTCGATCGGCGGTACGTCGTCGTCGCGCCGGACTGGGCCGAGAAATACTGTTCCGAACACGGCATCCCGTACGTCCCGTGGAACTTCGAGCGGCTCAACGACCGCTCGATGGAGATCGCCGAGACGCTGCAGGAGATGGGTGTCGACGTCGCGATCCCGCTGTTCGAGGAGACCGTCGAGTGGGCCGGCGCCATCAACTCCGTCCTGATGGACAACCCGCGGCTCTTCGGCCAGGCCATGCTTCTGCGGGACAAGGCGCTGATGAAGCGCCGGGCCCAGCTCGGCGGTATCCGGGTGGGGATCTTCGAGGAGGCCCACGACCGGGACGACGTCATCCGGTTCCTCAAGCGCGTCAACCAGACCCTGCTCAAGCTCGACGGTGACCCGAACGACCCGATCCATCTCAAGGCGTTCGACAAGGCCGGGTGCCTCGGGCACCGCATCATCCGGACGCCGGACGAGGTCGACACGATCCCGGACGAGGAGTTCCCGGTCCTGATGGAGTCCCACCTCGACGGGTGGGAATTCGCCGTCGAGGCCTGGATCCACAAGGGGAAGATCAAGTTCCTCAACATCTCCGAGTACGTCACGCTCGGGTACTCGGTGTTCGTGCCGGCGACCCCGGAACTCGAGCGGTACCGGCCGCAGATCACCGCCCAGATCGAGAAGCTGATCAAGGCGTTCGACATCGACTTCGGTTTCGTGCACCCGGAGTACTTCGTCACCTCCGACGGCGAGATGTACTTCGGCGAGGTCGCCTACCGGCCGCCGGGCTTCAAGGTCTTCGAGCTGCTCGAGCGGGCGTACGGCTTCAACGCCTACCAGGCCCTCGTGCTGGCCTTCGACCCGAAGACCACCGAGGAGGAGATCGACGCGTTCTTCCCGACCGAGGTCGAGGACGCGACCGGGGTCGCCGGCTGTTTCGGCGTGTACCCGCGCCGTCGGGTCGTGAGCAAGCTGGAGATCCCGGAGCAGACCGAGGACGACGACTACTACGAGTCGCACGACCTCTCGGCCCCGCTCGAGGAGACGGTCACGAAGCGGACCGCGTTCGGCACCCACTGGGGCCTGCTGTACTTCTTCGGCGACGACCCGTACCGCATGCGCGACCTGCTCAAGCAGCAGGAAGAACTCGACTTCTACGTCTGA
- the whiA gene encoding DNA-binding protein WhiA has translation MFDPERITTELHRELGAVREERPAVRHAGVVTQLRLAGDVAATGGRTVVRAEFAVPETAVRLRREMGDLYGRMPVRAEVVAVNGRPLRYLLRMTANGTDLARATGLVDRLGRPVLGLPPAVVGGGAAVAAGVWRGALLARGRIVRPSGRVRIQVPCPGPAVVLALVGAARGLGVLAAAQETATEHRVLVRDPDSMDTLLRATGASGVADALRRCGGTAAPRAAPSATLESVNSRRAAEAADRTTARVRWALDVLGPEAPEHLRAAGMLRVEHTTLSLSRLGLLADPPLSKDAVAGRLRRLVAYAEEHAGQA, from the coding sequence GTGTTCGATCCCGAGCGCATCACCACGGAGCTGCACCGCGAGCTCGGCGCCGTCCGCGAGGAGCGGCCCGCCGTCCGGCACGCCGGTGTCGTGACCCAGCTGCGGCTCGCCGGCGACGTCGCCGCGACCGGCGGCCGGACGGTCGTGCGGGCCGAGTTCGCCGTGCCGGAGACCGCGGTCCGGCTCCGCCGCGAGATGGGCGATCTGTACGGCCGCATGCCGGTCCGGGCCGAGGTCGTCGCCGTGAACGGCCGCCCGCTGCGCTACCTGCTCCGCATGACGGCCAACGGCACCGACCTGGCACGGGCGACCGGGCTCGTCGACCGGCTCGGCCGGCCCGTGCTCGGCCTGCCCCCGGCGGTGGTGGGGGGTGGCGCGGCGGTCGCCGCCGGGGTCTGGCGCGGTGCGCTGCTGGCCCGCGGCCGGATCGTCCGCCCGTCCGGGCGGGTTCGGATCCAGGTGCCCTGTCCGGGGCCCGCGGTCGTCCTCGCGCTCGTCGGAGCCGCCCGCGGGCTCGGGGTGCTGGCGGCCGCCCAGGAGACGGCGACCGAGCACCGGGTGCTCGTCCGGGACCCGGACAGCATGGACACGCTGCTGCGCGCGACCGGTGCCTCGGGCGTCGCCGACGCGCTGCGCCGCTGCGGGGGCACGGCGGCACCGCGGGCGGCGCCGAGCGCCACCCTGGAGTCGGTCAACTCCCGGCGGGCCGCCGAGGCGGCCGACCGGACGACCGCCCGGGTCCGGTGGGCGCTCGACGTGCTGGGCCCGGAGGCGCCCGAGCACCTGCGTGCCGCCGGGATGCTGCGGGTCGAGCACACGACGCTCTCGCTGTCCCGGCTGGGGCTGCTCGCGGACCCACCGCTGTCCAAGGACGCGGTCGCCGGGCGGCTGCGGCGGCTCGTCGCCTACGCCGAGGAGCACGCCGGGCAGGCCTGA
- a CDS encoding TetR/AcrR family transcriptional regulator: MSDVDHPGKRPAPTDGRSTRWDAHRARRREQLVDAALAVLGSDGRDWGLDQVALTAGVTKPVIYRYFGDRSALLDAMAERATNRLMERLMPVLYADVGLRQRVRASVDAFMCFLDDSPNVHLLFRHRLPGQGDEVVDAGRDFIAGALASVLDDHLGSFGIHEPELVQVWAQSLVGAVQTTAEWWLVHRDLDRDVVTEHLVRLIWAQVDGLSRQLGVVLDPDAPLPPGVEPK, translated from the coding sequence GTGTCCGACGTCGACCATCCCGGCAAGCGACCCGCTCCGACCGACGGCCGCTCCACCCGCTGGGACGCCCACCGCGCCCGCCGCCGGGAACAGCTGGTCGACGCGGCGCTGGCCGTCCTGGGGAGCGACGGCCGGGACTGGGGCCTCGACCAGGTCGCGCTCACGGCCGGGGTGACCAAGCCGGTGATCTACCGGTACTTCGGGGACCGGTCTGCGCTGCTCGACGCGATGGCCGAACGGGCGACGAACCGGCTGATGGAACGGCTCATGCCCGTGCTGTACGCCGACGTGGGCCTCCGGCAGCGCGTCCGTGCCTCGGTGGACGCGTTCATGTGCTTCCTCGACGACTCGCCGAACGTCCACCTGCTGTTCCGGCACCGGCTGCCCGGCCAGGGCGACGAGGTCGTGGACGCCGGCCGGGACTTCATCGCCGGTGCGTTGGCGAGCGTGCTCGACGACCACCTCGGGTCGTTCGGCATCCACGAGCCCGAGCTCGTCCAGGTGTGGGCGCAGTCGCTGGTCGGGGCCGTCCAGACGACGGCCGAGTGGTGGCTGGTGCACCGCGACCTGGACCGCGACGTCGTCACCGAGCACCTGGTCAGACTGATCTGGGCGCAGGTCGACGGCCTGTCGCGGCAGCTCGGCGTCGTCCTCGATCCGGACGCTCCGCTACCGCCGGGTGTCGAGCCGAAATAG
- a CDS encoding excalibur calcium-binding domain-containing protein, with amino-acid sequence MTATRPWATVPEPPRDRRGNVPATVGFWLGIAGLAVGFLPLVGLLVTVPAAALSHAGRARFRTGRAPTAGRSTAGAVLGWTGTAICLLMSVLVIVGAANMPPPSVQPAAAPAPTLSSVPNVVGMSGQQARDVLRAAGFTNVMAGPSTGSVAGVAAGTVTTQLPGAAALASPTDPIVLGEAAAPPPPPAPVTLPPPAAVPPAPVAVPREPAPVAEPAPSTVEPTADVDLDRPYVPPAPRPPAQQAPAPQPLVSAPSDGGSAYYPNCGAARDAGAAPLHRGDPGYSSKLDRDGDGVACE; translated from the coding sequence ATGACCGCGACGCGGCCCTGGGCCACCGTTCCCGAACCTCCGCGCGACCGTCGCGGAAACGTCCCGGCGACCGTCGGGTTCTGGCTGGGCATCGCCGGTCTGGCCGTCGGCTTCCTGCCGCTCGTCGGTCTGCTGGTGACCGTGCCGGCCGCCGCGCTGTCGCACGCCGGCCGTGCGCGGTTCCGGACCGGTCGGGCACCCACGGCCGGCCGGTCGACCGCGGGGGCGGTGCTGGGCTGGACCGGGACGGCGATCTGCCTGCTGATGTCGGTCCTCGTGATCGTCGGCGCCGCGAACATGCCACCGCCGAGCGTCCAGCCGGCCGCCGCGCCCGCGCCGACGCTGTCGTCCGTGCCGAACGTGGTGGGGATGAGCGGCCAGCAGGCCCGCGACGTCCTTCGCGCCGCCGGCTTCACCAACGTCATGGCCGGCCCGTCGACCGGATCGGTCGCGGGCGTGGCGGCAGGGACCGTGACGACGCAGCTGCCCGGTGCGGCGGCACTCGCTTCGCCCACCGACCCCATCGTCCTCGGTGAGGCTGCGGCACCACCTCCTCCGCCGGCACCGGTGACACTCCCGCCGCCGGCCGCCGTCCCGCCGGCACCGGTCGCCGTCCCACGGGAGCCGGCTCCGGTGGCCGAGCCGGCACCGTCGACCGTCGAGCCCACTGCGGACGTGGACCTCGACCGTCCGTACGTGCCACCCGCACCGCGGCCACCCGCACAGCAGGCACCCGCGCCGCAGCCGCTCGTCTCGGCGCCGTCCGATGGCGGCTCGGCGTACTACCCGAACTGCGGTGCCGCACGTGATGCGGGCGCGGCGCCGTTGCACCGTGGGGATCCGGGCTACAGCAGCAAGCTGGATCGGGACGGGGACGGTGTGGCCTGCGAGTGA
- a CDS encoding DUF1707 domain-containing protein, whose protein sequence is MNEPAHPDEVRISDADRKAVADRLRAAHDEGYLDLAEFDERVTEVWRMRTRGDLARVTRDLPAPRTPRPDGLLFAASSGGVAMRVLSIIWLCVTAATAAGWGVIALLTEASPWWFLVVAAPPGAVLLALWLAGVGRPRRRDR, encoded by the coding sequence GTGAACGAGCCGGCGCACCCCGACGAGGTCCGGATCTCCGACGCCGACCGGAAGGCGGTCGCCGACCGGCTGCGCGCCGCGCACGACGAGGGCTACCTCGACCTGGCCGAGTTCGACGAGCGGGTCACCGAGGTCTGGCGGATGCGCACTCGCGGCGACCTCGCCCGGGTGACCCGCGACCTGCCGGCACCGCGGACGCCGCGCCCCGACGGGCTGCTGTTCGCGGCCTCGTCCGGCGGCGTCGCGATGCGGGTGCTGTCGATCATCTGGCTCTGCGTGACCGCCGCGACCGCGGCCGGATGGGGCGTCATCGCCCTGCTGACCGAGGCCTCCCCGTGGTGGTTCCTGGTGGTCGCCGCACCGCCCGGGGCGGTGCTGCTGGCGCTGTGGCTGGCCGGGGTCGGCCGCCCCCGGCGGCGCGACCGGTAA
- a CDS encoding TetR/AcrR family transcriptional regulator gives MGHREELLAGAAQCLYEKGFGRTTARDVVAASGTNLASIGYHFGSKDALLTEALLQATAAWGEELDRALGEPDGVATSDPERRVEDTWSRVISLFTTQRRLWATHVEALAQAERLPELRARLAEAQREVREGLALTFHTLPDDDPVAADRRLHVLGSVYQAVLTGVMVQWMLDPDTAPSGVDVAEGLRAIAERADAFV, from the coding sequence ATGGGACACCGCGAGGAGCTGCTGGCCGGGGCAGCGCAGTGCCTCTACGAGAAGGGCTTCGGGCGCACGACCGCACGGGACGTCGTCGCCGCCTCCGGCACGAACCTCGCCTCGATCGGCTACCACTTCGGGTCCAAGGACGCGCTGCTCACCGAGGCCCTGCTGCAGGCCACCGCGGCGTGGGGCGAGGAGCTGGACCGCGCGCTGGGCGAGCCCGACGGCGTCGCGACGTCCGACCCGGAGCGGCGGGTGGAGGACACCTGGAGCCGGGTCATCAGCCTGTTCACCACCCAGCGGCGGCTGTGGGCGACCCACGTCGAGGCCCTCGCCCAGGCCGAGCGGCTGCCCGAGCTGCGGGCGCGGCTCGCCGAGGCGCAGCGGGAGGTCCGGGAGGGACTCGCCCTCACCTTCCACACCCTGCCCGACGACGACCCGGTGGCGGCCGACCGGCGGCTGCACGTGCTCGGGTCCGTCTACCAGGCTGTGCTCACCGGCGTCATGGTCCAGTGGATGCTCGACCCGGACACCGCCCCGAGCGGCGTGGACGTCGCCGAGGGCCTGCGCGCGATCGCCGAGCGCGCCGACGCGTTCGTGTGA
- a CDS encoding prolyl oligopeptidase family serine peptidase, with amino-acid sequence MTSHPTAPVPERLFDDEREQRWRSRFTAVRMSRPSWARDAPRRTVYVSNATGTFEIHVWDRDSGDHRQVTARRNGTTSAVLPPDGEQVWWFSDTDGDEFGHWVAQPWSAGPGAETMPAVPGAGDGYPAGLEIGRRRSAVGVSTDDGTTLLVHERGSDAPARVVYQHTEDAAVGALSEDETLLAISHSEHGDSRHPSLRVLDLDGGTTVAELHDGPGKGLVPLEFAPVAGDQRLLVGHERRGRDELLIWDPTTGSVTELEIDLPGELVGGFYPDASAVLVAHTYAARTRLFRYTLSDGALTELPTAEGCVGSAEVRDDGTVEYSASSAAEPSRIRALRPDGTDDVLVTPPGERAPGSLPVRDVWTDGPGGRVHALVTVAPAVDGRPAPAVFVLHGGPHAADEDRFDASRATWVDAGFTVVEVNYRGSTGYGSAWRDAIEGRPGLTELADVAAVQDALVAEGAVDPARCAVDGWSWGGYLALLAAGTQPERWAAAVAGVPVADYVAAYADEMEQLRAFDRALFGGSPDELPDLYREASPLTYVDAVRTPVLILAGENDPRCPIRQIDNYLDALAARGDVAYEVSRFDAGHGSLVVSDQLDLIATEVDFVRRALAR; translated from the coding sequence GTGACCTCGCATCCCACCGCACCCGTGCCCGAGCGGCTCTTCGACGACGAGCGCGAGCAGCGCTGGCGGTCCCGGTTCACCGCGGTCCGGATGTCCCGGCCGTCCTGGGCCCGCGACGCACCCCGGCGGACGGTGTACGTCTCCAACGCGACCGGCACGTTCGAGATCCACGTGTGGGACCGGGACTCCGGGGACCACCGGCAGGTCACCGCCCGCCGCAACGGCACCACGTCGGCCGTGCTGCCGCCGGACGGCGAGCAGGTGTGGTGGTTCTCCGACACCGACGGCGACGAGTTCGGGCACTGGGTCGCCCAGCCGTGGTCGGCGGGTCCGGGCGCGGAGACCATGCCCGCCGTCCCGGGCGCCGGGGACGGCTACCCGGCCGGCCTGGAGATCGGGCGGCGGCGCAGCGCGGTCGGCGTGTCCACCGACGACGGCACGACGCTGCTGGTGCACGAGCGCGGGTCGGACGCACCGGCCCGCGTCGTCTACCAGCACACCGAGGACGCCGCGGTCGGTGCCCTGTCCGAGGACGAGACGCTGCTCGCGATCTCGCACTCCGAGCACGGCGACTCCCGGCACCCCTCGCTGCGGGTCCTCGACCTCGACGGCGGCACCACCGTCGCCGAGCTGCACGACGGGCCCGGCAAGGGCCTCGTCCCGCTGGAGTTCGCGCCGGTCGCCGGCGACCAGCGGCTGCTCGTCGGGCACGAGCGCCGCGGCCGCGACGAGCTCCTGATCTGGGACCCGACCACCGGCTCCGTCACCGAGCTCGAGATCGACCTGCCCGGGGAGCTGGTCGGCGGCTTCTACCCGGACGCGTCCGCGGTGCTCGTCGCGCACACCTACGCGGCCCGGACCCGGCTGTTCCGCTACACGCTGTCCGACGGCGCGCTCACCGAGCTCCCGACCGCCGAGGGCTGTGTCGGGTCGGCCGAGGTCCGCGACGACGGCACCGTCGAGTACTCGGCCTCCTCGGCCGCGGAACCGTCCCGGATCCGGGCCCTGCGCCCGGACGGCACCGACGACGTCCTGGTCACCCCGCCCGGCGAGCGGGCACCGGGGTCGCTGCCGGTCCGCGACGTCTGGACCGACGGCCCGGGCGGCCGGGTGCACGCGCTGGTCACGGTCGCGCCCGCGGTGGACGGGCGGCCCGCCCCGGCGGTGTTCGTGCTGCACGGCGGCCCGCACGCCGCCGACGAGGACCGGTTCGACGCCTCCCGTGCCACGTGGGTGGACGCCGGATTCACCGTCGTGGAGGTCAACTACCGGGGGTCGACCGGGTACGGCTCGGCCTGGCGGGACGCCATCGAGGGACGCCCGGGCCTCACCGAGCTGGCCGACGTCGCCGCCGTCCAGGACGCGCTGGTGGCCGAGGGCGCGGTCGACCCGGCCCGTTGCGCCGTCGACGGCTGGTCCTGGGGCGGGTACCTGGCCCTGCTCGCCGCGGGCACCCAGCCGGAGCGGTGGGCGGCCGCCGTCGCGGGGGTGCCGGTCGCCGACTACGTGGCCGCCTACGCCGACGAGATGGAGCAGCTCCGCGCGTTCGACCGGGCCCTGTTCGGAGGCTCCCCGGACGAGCTGCCCGACCTCTACCGGGAGGCGTCCCCGCTGACCTACGTGGACGCCGTCCGGACGCCGGTGCTGATCCTGGCCGGGGAGAACGACCCGCGCTGCCCGATCCGGCAGATCGACAACTACCTGGACGCGCTCGCCGCCCGCGGCGACGTGGCCTACGAGGTCAGCCGGTTCGACGCCGGGCACGGCTCGCTCGTCGTCTCCGACCAGCTGGACCTGATCGCCACCGAGGTCGACTTCGTCCGCCGGGCACTGGCCCGCTGA